In a genomic window of Telopea speciosissima isolate NSW1024214 ecotype Mountain lineage chromosome 5, Tspe_v1, whole genome shotgun sequence:
- the LOC122663196 gene encoding E3 ubiquitin-protein ligase ATL6-like, whose translation MRNELMQNVLISVYLFLMFRSLPYAVAQSSSQPPPVVLYGLNNNLTFSVHIGLVLLFCFFILLLFISLGIYKCSRIQSNRSIGGNGVEGRISRRGNRGLDPAVIETFPIFAYSHVKDHKLGNGALECAVCLNEFVDEDTIRLLPKCDHVFHPDCIDVWLSNRTTCPVCRSNLVPVSDETPETMVPVQDIEGDDSDGEIPTSEPVEAENVQVSVNVVSEEPQVVTVAMSPDVINQTPMQNRPARSTKLSYAGRFPRSNTTGHSLVQPGENVERFTLRLPDDVRKQIMNMRQVNRTKSMVAFPVQVSPGKGSRSTGEGSSRGRKSMGEKREGRVFSMTLPCSGNCSSS comes from the coding sequence ATGAGGAACGAATTGATGCAGAATGTACTCATCTCCGTCTATTTGTTCCTCATGTTCCGGTCGCTACCATACGCCGTTGCACAGAGCAGTAGTCAACCGCCACCCGTCGTTCTTTATGGCTTAAACAACAATTTGACCTTTTCGGTGCACATCGGACTCGTCCTCTTGTTttgcttctttattttattgttattcATCTCCCTCGGCATCTACAAGTGCTCCAGGATCCAAAGCAATCGAAGCATTGGCGGTAATGGCGTGGAAGGTCGAATATCACGTAGGGGAAATCGAGGGCTCGACCCGGCCGTGATCGAGACTTTTCCAATCTTCGCTTACTCACATGTGAAGGACCACAAATTGGGAAATGGAGCTTTGGAGTGCGCCGTATGCTTGAACGAGTTCGTAGATGAAGATACGATTCGATTGCTGCCCAAGTGTGATCATGTCTTCCATCCTGATTGCATTGATGTTTGGTTATCTAATCGCACAACCTGCCCTGTCTGCCGATCTAACCTCGTTCCTGTATCGGACGAAACACCTGAAACTATGGTACCGGTACAGGACATAGAAGGCGATGATTCGGATGGGGAAATCCCAACATCGGAACCAGTGGAGGCAGAGAACGTGCAAGTTTCCGTTAATGTAGTAAGCGAAGAACCACAGGTGGTGACAGTGGCAATGTCACCAGACGTAATTAATCAGACTCCAATGCAGAACCGGCCAGCGAGATCGACGAAGCTGAGTTACGCGGGGAGATTTCCGCGGTCGAATACAACGGGACACTCGCTGGTTCAACCGGGAGAAAACGTCGAGCGGTTCACCCTGCGCCTTCCGGACGATGTGAGGAAGCAAATCATGAACATGAGGCAGGTGAACCGGACTAAGAGCATGGTGGCGTTCCCAGTGCAAGTAAGTCCTGGGAAGGGTTCCCGGTCGACCGGTGAAGGTAGTAGCAGAGGACGGAAATCGATGGGAGAGAAAAGGGAAGGCCGGGTCTTCTCGATGACATTGCCTTGCTCCGGTAACTGCTCTTCATCCTAA
- the LOC122663197 gene encoding E3 ubiquitin-protein ligase ATL6-like, producing MTNELMQKHSNCSILGLFGHSLAGQNIVICIYLFLMFRSLPYAVSQSSSQPPAVVPYGITNTYSPSSAINNLTLHFFMFSAIFFLSFISLCVCKCSRTESDRSIRGNIVEGRISRKGNRGLDPALIQTFPIFAYSHVKDHKLGNGALECAVCLNEFEDEDPIRLLPKCDHVFHPECIDAWLSKRTTCPVCRGNLVPVPGETSETMVVPVQDIEGGSDGEIPTSEPLDAENEQVSINVLSEEPQVMAVAPEVINQTPMQNRPARSTEPRYAGRFSRSHSTGHSLVQPGEDVERFTLRLPEDVRKQIMNMRQVNRTKSMVVCG from the coding sequence ATGACGAACGAATTGATGCAGAAGCATAGTAACTGTTCGATCCTTGGCCTGTTTGGGCATAGTCTAGCAGGCCAAAATATAGTCATCTGCATCTACTTGTTTCTCATGTTCCGGTCGCTACCATACGCCGTTTCACAGAGCAGTAGTCAACCGCCAGCCGTCGTTCCCTATGGCATAACCAACACTTACAGCCCTTCGTCGGCGATCAACAATTTGACCCTACACTTCTTCATGTTTAGCGCCATTTTTTTCTTGTCCTTCATCTCCCTCTGCGTCTGCAAGTGCTCCCGGACCGAAAGCGATCGAAGCATTCGCGGTAATATCGTGGAAGGCCGAATATCACGTAAGGGAAATCGAGGGCTCGATCCGGCCTTGATCCAGACTTTCCCAATCTTCGCCTATTCACATGTGAAGGACCACAAATTGGGAAATGGAGCTCTGGAATGCGCCGTATGCTTGAACGAATTCGAAGACGAAGATCCTATTCGATTGCTGCCAAAGTGTGATCATGTCTTCCATCCTGAGTGCATTGATGCTTGGTTATCTAAGCGCACAACATGCCCAGTCTGCCGAGGTAACCTCGTCCCTGTACCGGGCGAAACATCTGAAACTATGGTGGTACCGGTACAGGACATAGAAGGCGGATCGGATGGGGAAATCCCAACATCGGAACCATTGGACGCAGAGAACGAGCAAGTTTCCATTAATGTACTAAGCGAAGAACCACAGGTGATGGCAGTGGCACCAGAGGTAATTAATCAGACCCCAATGCAGAACCGGCCAGCGAGATCGACGGAGCCGAGATACGCGGGGAGATTTTCACGGTCGCATTCAACGGGGCACTCACTGGTTCAACCGGGAGAAGATGTCGAGCGGTTCACCCTCCGGCTTCCGGAAGACGTTAGGAAGCAAATCATGAACATGAGGCAGGTGAATCGGACTAAGAGCATGGTGGTATGCGGATaa
- the LOC122663198 gene encoding RING-H2 finger protein ATL32-like yields the protein MRNELMEKHSHPSFFVLFGRSLAAQNVLISVYLFLMFRSLPYAVAQSSSQPPAVVPSGLTNTSDPSATNNLTFSVNIGLVFIFGSFVILFFISFCVYKGSQTESDQSIRGNGVDGRISRRGNRGLDPAVIETFPIFAYSHVKDHKLGNGALECAVCLNEFVDEDTIRLLPQCDHVFHPDCIDAWLSKRTTCPVCRANLVPVSGETPETMVPVQYIEGDDSDGEIPTSEPVEAENEQVSINVLSEEPQVVAVAPEVITDTLIQNRPARSTKPSYVGRFPRSNSTGHSLVQPGENVERFTLRLPDDMRKQIMNMRQVNRTRSMVAFPVLVSPGKGSRTTGEGSSRGGKSMGEKPEGRVFSMTLPFFMKATSPRSPKMTAEGDASVTSRPKPLWSPLRVYTKAAHETVASWTPSQI from the coding sequence ATGAGGAACGAATTGATGGAGAAGCATAGTCACCCTTCGTTCTTTGTCCTGTTTGGGCGTAGTCTAGCAGCCCAAAATGTACTCATCTCCGTCTATTTGTTCCTAATGTTCCGGTCGCTACCTTACGCCGTTGCACAGAGCAGTAGTCAACCGCCCGCCGTCGTTCCCTCTGGCTTAACCAACACTTCCGACCCTTCGGCGACCAACAATTTGACCTTTTCGGTGAACATCGGACTCGTCTTCATTTTTGGCTCCTTTGTTATCTTGTTCTTCATCTCCTTCTGCGTCTACAAGGGCTCCCAGACCGAAAGCGATCAAAGCATTCGCGGTAATGGCGTGGATGGCCGAATATCACGTAGGGGAAATCGAGGGCTAGACCCGGCCGTGATCGAGACTTTTCCAATCTTCGCCTACTCACATGTGAAGGACCACAAATTGGGAAATGGAGCTCTGGAGTGCGCCGTATGCTTGAACGAGTTCGTAGACGAAGATACGATTCGATTGCTGCCCCAGTGTGACCATGTCTTCCATCCTGACTGCATTGATGCTTGGTTATCTAAGCGCACAACCTGCCCAGTCTGCCGAGCTAACCTCGTTCCTGTATCGGGTGAAACACCTGAAACTATGGTACCGGTACAGTACATAGAAGGCGATGATTCGGATGGGGAAATCCCAACATCGGAACCAGTGGAGGCAGAGAACGAGCAAGTTTCCATTAATGTACTAAGCGAAGAACCACAGGTGGTGGCAGTGGCACCTGAGGTAATTACTGATACACTAATACAGAACCGGCCAGCGAGATCGACGAAGCCGAGTTACGTGGGGAGATTTCCACGGTCTAATTCAACGGGACACTCGCTGGTTCAACCGGGAGAAAACGTTGAGCGGTTCACCCTCCGGCTTCCGGACGACATGAGGAAGCAAATCATGAACATGAGGCAGGTGAACCGGACTAGGAGCATGGTGGCGTTCCCAGTGCTAGTGAGTCCTGGGAAGGGTTCCCGGACAACCGGTGAAGGCAGTAGTAGAGGAGGGAAATCGATGGGAGAGAAACCGGAAGGCCGGGTCTTCTCGATGACACTGCCTTTCTTCATGAAAGCCACTTCTCCTCGGTCACCGAAGATGACAGCAGAAGGGGATGCTTCGGTAACTTCTCGTCCTAAACCCCTTTGGTCGCCGTTACGAGTGTACACGAAAGCTGCTCACGAAACTGTGGCGTCATGGACTCCCTCTCAAATTTGA